In Myxococcaceae bacterium JPH2, the DNA window CAACAACATCGCGTGGCGCAACGTGAACGTGGTGAACCTCAGCCCGCTCGTCGTCTCACAGAACTTCAACTTCCGCGTGCGCAACCTCCTGCAGGAGGGCACCAGCGCCGCCGCGCTGGAGGTCCGCGTGCCCGAAGGGCCGTCCTTCCTCGAGCAGGGGGACATCACGCTCACCCTGGACCCCGAGCTGTGGGCGAACTGGGGCAAGAAGGGCACGGGCTTCGAGGTCATCGGTGACGGCGTCGTGCGGATAACGGACCCGAGCCTCGCGCGCCTCGACGACCTCCAGATTCCGTCCCAGGCGGGCCCGATGGTGCAGGTCACCTTCTCCGCGACGGAGGAGGCCCGCGCCGCGCCGGCCCGGCAGTTCGCCGTGCAGGTCGTCCAGTACTCGGAAACGGACGAGGCGCGCGGCGACCTCACCGAGGTTGGCGGGGTGGGCTACGACATCACCGTCGGCGTGACGGAGCCGTAACGCGAACACCGACGCCTCAGGGCATCGGGGGGCGGGCCGCGCTCATCGCGTCCCGCCCCTTCGCGCGCTGTTCTCCTCGCGACGCGACTCCCCCGGACTCTGCCGACAAACCGACGCGACACCCTGGCCTCCAGCACGAGCCAGATGCCCTGAAGCAGCAGCGCGCGGTGCGCGGAAACCCTCCTCCCGGGAGATTCCAGACCCAGGTGCTCGGTTTCCATCAGAGTGGACCTTTCCAGGTGCGCGCGGATACTGTGGCGCCACCGTCCGCGGGCGGTGGGGGTTGGTCTGAATGGGTTCCAGTTCAGTTGTCGTGGGGACGGACCTGGTACAGGTCTCCGCGGTCGCAGCGTCCATGGAGCGCTTTGGGATGCGCTATCTGGAGCGACTGTTCACCCCCGACGAGTTGGCCTATTGCCTGCGTGAACCGCGCGCCGCTCCGGAGCGGCTGGCCGCGAGATTCGCCGCGAAGGAAGCCACCTTCAAAGTGCTGCGCGTGCACGAAGAGCCCGTGCCCTGGCGCGCCATCGAGGTGGTGCGTTCACCCGAGGGCTACTGCGACCTGGCCCTGCACGCCGAGGCGTTGGCCTTGGCGCGCGCGCGCGGCCTGACGGGTTTCTGCGTGAGCCTCACCCACGAGGCGGACTACGCGTCCGCCGTCGTCATCGCCGAGCGAGCCACGGGCGCCACGGGCCCCGTGGTCGCTCCTTCCCCTGCCACCTCCACGACTCCCCAGTGCCATGACTGAAGCCATCCGCAACATCCTCAAGGAACACGGCCGTCTGTCCGTCGACATCTCCACCCTCACCGACGCGGCGGACCTGTACCAGGCCGGCATGACGTCCCACGCCAGCGTGAACGTGATGCTCGCGCTGGAGGCCAACTTCGAGATCGAGTTCCCCGACAAGTTCCTGCGTCGAAGCGTCTTCTCCAGCGTCTCGGCGATCAGCGAAGCGGTCGACGAGATTCGGGCGGCCCGGTAGCGCCATGACGACCGTCATCGCGCAGGAAGGTGCTTCACCGGTGGGCCCGCGCCCGCTGGAGACCGTGGCCCGCATCGCCTCCGAGGTCGCTCGCGTCCACGCCGACGCGGTGGACCGCGAAGGCCGCTTCCCCGCCGAGGCCATCGAGGCGCTCAAGCGCGCCCGGCTGCTCGGGGTGCTCGTGCCCGCGTCGCTCGGCGGGCCGGGGCTGGGCTTGGACGAGGTGGCGGCCATGTGCGAGGCGCTGGCTCATCACTGCGCCTCCACGGCGATGATCTTCGCCATGCACCACATCCAGGTCGCGTGCCTGGTGCGGCATGGCCAGAGCTCGCCCCTGCTCCGCGCCTACCTCACGGAGCTCAACGAGCGCCAGGCGCTCATCGCCTCGGTCACCTCGGAGGTGGGCGTGGGCGGAGAGATGCGCGCCAGCGTCACCTGCGTCGAGCAGCGCGATGGTCGCTTCACGTTGGACAAGGACGCCACGACCATCTCCTACGGCGAGCACGCGGATGACCTGCTGGCCACCGCGCGCCGCGCGCCGGACGCGCCTCGGAGCGATCAGGTGGCGGTGCTCCTGCGCAAGGGGGACTTCACCCTGGAGCGCACGAGCGCGTGGGACACGCTGGGCATGCGCGGCACGTGCAGCCCGGGCGCCAAGGTGCGCTCGTCCGGTCCCGCCGAGCAGGTGCTGCCCGTGCCCTTCGCGGACATCGCCAGCCAGACCATGGTGCCGGTGTCCCACGTGCTGTGGAGCAGCGTGTGGTTGGGCATCGCGGCCGGCGCGGTGGGCCGCGCTCGCGCGTTCGTGCGGCAGCAGGCTCGCGCCAAGCCCGGCACCACCCCGCCCACCGCGGTGCGGCTCGCCGAGGTGCACAACCAACTGCAGACGCTGCGCGCCAGCGTGCACGAGGTCTCCAGCGACGCGGGGCGCCGCATGGCGGCCGGAGACCCGGAGGCCCTGTCCTCCATCGGGTTCTCGCTGAAGATGAACAACCTCAAGGTGTCCGCCTCGCAGCTCGTCGTGGACATCGTCCACCGCGCGCTGCTCATCTGCGGCATCCAGGGCTACAAGAACGACTCGCCGTTCTCACTCGGCCGTCACTTGCGCGATGCCCACTCGGCGGCGCTGATGATTGGCAACGACCGCATCCTCGCCACCAACGCCTCCCTCCTGCTCGTCCTCAAGGACGAATGACGCTTCTTCCCTGACGCCGCGCGCGCCGCTCGTTCCGGGGCGCGCGACACCCGCGGCCCTCTCCTTCGCAGTCCCCTGGAGTTCCCCCGTGTCTGACATTTCCGCGCAGGACTTCCACGACGCGCTCGTCGCGCACAAGCTCATCCTCCCCGTCGGCGTGCCCGGCGCGTTCGGCCGGGGCCCCGTGTTCGAGGACGTGCTGCGCCGCTTCGGCGACCTGGTCACCGAGGCCGCGAAGGACGACGGCGCCGAGCAGATGCTCTTTCCGCCCATCATCGACCGGCGCGTCTTCGAGAAGAGCGACTACCTCGAGTCGTTCCCCCAACTGGCCGGCACCATCTTCAGCTTCGTGGGCAACGACGCGCAGCACCGCGAGATGATGAACTGCGTGCACGAGGGCAAGCCCTGGTCGCAGTTCCAGGCCATGACGGAGGTCGTGCTCGCGCCCGCCTCCTGTTACCCGGTGTACCCGCAGTTCACCGGGACGCTGCCGGAGAAGGGCCGGCTGGTGGACGTGCAGAACTGGGTCTTCCGGCATGAGCCCTCGCCCGAGCCCACGCGCATGCAGTCCTTCCGCATCCGCGAGATGGTGCGCGGCGGCAAGCCGGAGCAGGTGGCGGACTGGCGCGACCAGTGGCTGGAGCGCGGCCTGACGCTGCTGCGGCGGCTGGGCCTGCCCGTCGAGCCCGTCACCGCGTCGGATCCGTTCTTCGGCCGCGGCGGTCGGATGCTCGCGGCGAACCAGCGGATGCAGAAGCTGAAGTTCGAGGTGGTGGTGCCGGTGTTGTCGAAGGAGAAGCCCACCGCCATCTGCTCGTTCAACTACCACCAGGACCACTTCGGGCTCCTGTTCGACATCAAGACGCAGGACGGACAGGTGGCCCACACCGCGTGCCTCGGCTTCGGCCTGGAGCGCGTGACGATGGCCCTGTTCCGCACGCACGGCTACGTCCCCGCCGAGTGGCCGACCGAGGTCCGCAAGGTGCTCTGGCCATGAGCATCGTCTCGGTCCTCGGAGTAGACCCCCGCGCCTACGTCAAGCACGCGCTCCACGCGGAGGGCTCCCTCTGGGTGGAGAAGAACTGCTACGCCGACCTGTGGATCGAGCTGCTCCACGCCCAACGCCTGGACCCGCTCCCGTTGCTGGCCTTCTCCCTGGCGCTCGACTTCGTGGGCGACCAGTGGACCTTCTTCAAGCCGCCGCATGAAGACCTGCACACGCTCTATGGCTTGGACGTGCAGGAGCTGAACGTGTGGCGGACGCTGGCCGAGCACGCCGCGCTGCACCTGAGCGCGGGCCGGCTCGTGCTCACCGAGGCGGACGCCTTCTACCTGCCGGACACGGCGGGCACGGACTACGGGCGCCAGCACACGAAGACGACCATCGCGCTGGAGACCCTGGACGTGGAGGCGCGCCGCCTGGGCTACTTCCACAACAGCGGCTACTACACGCTGGAGGGCGCGGACTTCGACGGCGTCTTCCGACGCGGCGGCACGTGGGACCCGAACGTCCTGCCGCTGTTCGCCGAGTGGGTGAACCTGGAGCGACTGGAGCGCCACACGCCCGACGAGCTGCGCGCGCGCTCACGGCGACTCTTGACGCATCACCTGCGCCGCCGTCCCGCCCAGAACCCGTGCGCGCGCTTCGCGGAGCGGTTCGGCCAGGACGTGGATGGACTGCGCGGGGTCGGCATCGACACGTACCACGCCTATGCCTTCGCCACGCTGCGACAGGTGGGCGCGAACTTCGAGCTGGCCGCGGCGTACCTGCGTTGGCTGGACGGCGGTGCGTCCAGCGGGCTCGTGCGCGCGGCCACCGAGCTGGAGTCCATCTCCTCCGCCGCCAAGACGCTCATCCTCAAGGGTGCGCGCTCGGTGGCGGCGCGCAAGCCCGCGGACTTCAGTGAGCTGCTCGGGACGATGGTGACCGGGTGGGAGCGCGGCATGGCCCAGCTCGCCTCGGACGCGGGCTGACAGGCGAGGACCATGGGCCGCATTCGTTCCGTCAGTACCCACCGGGTGACGCCGCTCGATACCGGTTGGCAGGCCGTGGCGGTGGAGCCCGGCGCCGTGGATGCGCCCTCGCGCCTCACGGCACAACCGCTCGCGTGGCTTGCCGCGAGTGTTCCGGGCACGGCCGCCTCGGCCTTGCGTGAGGCGAAGGCGTGGGACCTGGACTGTCCCCCGCCTGCGCTCGAAACGCGGGACTGGTGGTACCGCGTGGACGTGGTGCTGCCCGCGCCCGAGGACGGCGCGGTCTTCCTGTGCTTCGACGGGCTGGCCACGCTCGCGGAGGTGTGGCTGGACGATGCGGTGGTGCTGCGCTCGGACAACATGTTCCAGGCGCACGCGGTGGACGTCACCGCGCAGGCGGGCGCCACGCGGCGGCTGGCCATCCGCTTCCGCGCGCTCGCGCCCGCGATCCAGGAGCGCCGCGCGCGGCCCCGTTGGCGCACGCGGCTGGTGGACGCCACGCACCTGCGCTGGTTCCGCACCACGCTGCTGGGACACATCCCGGGTTGGTGCCCCGCCGTTCCCCCCGTGGGGCCCTGGCGCGCCGTGCGGGTGGAGCACCGCCGCCACCTCTCCCTC includes these proteins:
- the acpS gene encoding holo-ACP synthase, which encodes MGSSSVVVGTDLVQVSAVAASMERFGMRYLERLFTPDELAYCLREPRAAPERLAARFAAKEATFKVLRVHEEPVPWRAIEVVRSPEGYCDLALHAEALALARARGLTGFCVSLTHEADYASAVVIAERATGATGPVVAPSPATSTTPQCHD
- a CDS encoding acyl carrier protein yields the protein MTEAIRNILKEHGRLSVDISTLTDAADLYQAGMTSHASVNVMLALEANFEIEFPDKFLRRSVFSSVSAISEAVDEIRAAR
- a CDS encoding acyl-CoA/acyl-ACP dehydrogenase, whose translation is MTTVIAQEGASPVGPRPLETVARIASEVARVHADAVDREGRFPAEAIEALKRARLLGVLVPASLGGPGLGLDEVAAMCEALAHHCASTAMIFAMHHIQVACLVRHGQSSPLLRAYLTELNERQALIASVTSEVGVGGEMRASVTCVEQRDGRFTLDKDATTISYGEHADDLLATARRAPDAPRSDQVAVLLRKGDFTLERTSAWDTLGMRGTCSPGAKVRSSGPAEQVLPVPFADIASQTMVPVSHVLWSSVWLGIAAGAVGRARAFVRQQARAKPGTTPPTAVRLAEVHNQLQTLRASVHEVSSDAGRRMAAGDPEALSSIGFSLKMNNLKVSASQLVVDIVHRALLICGIQGYKNDSPFSLGRHLRDAHSAALMIGNDRILATNASLLLVLKDE
- a CDS encoding amino acid--[acyl-carrier-protein] ligase, with translation MSDISAQDFHDALVAHKLILPVGVPGAFGRGPVFEDVLRRFGDLVTEAAKDDGAEQMLFPPIIDRRVFEKSDYLESFPQLAGTIFSFVGNDAQHREMMNCVHEGKPWSQFQAMTEVVLAPASCYPVYPQFTGTLPEKGRLVDVQNWVFRHEPSPEPTRMQSFRIREMVRGGKPEQVADWRDQWLERGLTLLRRLGLPVEPVTASDPFFGRGGRMLAANQRMQKLKFEVVVPVLSKEKPTAICSFNYHQDHFGLLFDIKTQDGQVAHTACLGFGLERVTMALFRTHGYVPAEWPTEVRKVLWP
- a CDS encoding DUF1839 family protein yields the protein MSIVSVLGVDPRAYVKHALHAEGSLWVEKNCYADLWIELLHAQRLDPLPLLAFSLALDFVGDQWTFFKPPHEDLHTLYGLDVQELNVWRTLAEHAALHLSAGRLVLTEADAFYLPDTAGTDYGRQHTKTTIALETLDVEARRLGYFHNSGYYTLEGADFDGVFRRGGTWDPNVLPLFAEWVNLERLERHTPDELRARSRRLLTHHLRRRPAQNPCARFAERFGQDVDGLRGVGIDTYHAYAFATLRQVGANFELAAAYLRWLDGGASSGLVRAATELESISSAAKTLILKGARSVAARKPADFSELLGTMVTGWERGMAQLASDAG